The Chitinophaga sp. H8 genome contains a region encoding:
- a CDS encoding AIR synthase related protein, producing MDQNIYAKRGVSAGKEDVHNAIKNIDKGLFPKAFCKIVPDILGGDANWCNIMHADGAGTKSSLAYVYWKETGDLSVWRGIAQDAIIMNLDDLLCVGATDNILLSSTIGRNKQLVPGEVIAAIINGTEEILEELRSYGIGIHSTGGETADVGDLVRTIIVDSTVTCRMKRAAVISNDRIQAGDVIVGLSSYGQATYEKEYNGGMGSNGLTSARHDVFNKTIAGKYPESFDNGIPAELVFSGSKSVTDKIDIPGFGTIDAGKLVLSPTRTYAPVIKQILTQYRDQIHGMVHCSGGAQTKVLHFIEKLHVIKDNLFPIPPLFSLIQEQSGTSWKEMYQVFNMGHRMEIYVPEALAPAIISIAQSFHIEAQVVGRVAAAEQKQVTVRSEKGEFVYL from the coding sequence GTGGATCAGAATATTTACGCCAAACGCGGTGTTTCAGCCGGTAAGGAAGATGTGCATAACGCCATTAAAAATATTGACAAGGGATTGTTTCCCAAAGCATTTTGCAAAATAGTACCGGATATTTTAGGTGGTGATGCCAACTGGTGTAATATCATGCATGCAGATGGTGCTGGTACCAAATCTTCACTGGCGTATGTGTATTGGAAAGAAACCGGTGACCTGAGCGTATGGAGAGGTATTGCACAGGATGCTATTATCATGAACCTGGACGACCTGCTTTGTGTAGGAGCCACAGATAATATTTTACTGTCTTCTACTATTGGCCGTAATAAGCAACTGGTGCCGGGAGAAGTGATCGCTGCGATCATTAACGGAACAGAGGAGATCCTGGAAGAACTGCGTAGTTATGGTATCGGTATTCATTCTACCGGAGGAGAAACCGCAGATGTGGGCGACCTGGTACGGACGATTATCGTAGATTCTACCGTTACCTGCCGGATGAAAAGGGCAGCGGTGATCTCTAACGACCGGATACAGGCAGGAGATGTGATCGTAGGACTATCCTCTTACGGACAGGCTACCTACGAAAAGGAATATAATGGTGGGATGGGCAGTAATGGCCTGACCAGCGCCCGGCATGATGTATTTAATAAAACAATTGCCGGTAAATACCCGGAGAGCTTTGATAACGGCATCCCTGCCGAACTGGTATTCAGCGGCAGTAAATCAGTTACAGACAAGATAGACATACCAGGATTTGGTACCATAGATGCCGGCAAACTGGTATTATCTCCTACCCGTACCTATGCACCGGTTATCAAACAAATATTAACCCAGTACCGTGATCAGATCCATGGTATGGTACATTGCAGTGGTGGTGCACAAACCAAAGTGCTTCATTTTATTGAAAAGCTGCATGTGATCAAGGATAACCTGTTCCCCATTCCTCCTTTATTCAGTTTGATTCAGGAACAGTCCGGTACCAGCTGGAAAGAAATGTACCAGGTATTTAATATGGGGCACCGTATGGAAATATACGTACCGGAAGCGCTTGCTCCGGCCATCATCAGTATTGCCCAAAGCTTCCATATCGAAGCACAGGTAGTAGGCAGGGTAGCCGCTGCCGAACAGAAACAGGTAACCGTACGCAGCGAAAAGGGCGAATTTGTATATCTATAG
- a CDS encoding M56 family metallopeptidase, translated as MNPFTYYLAKMLLCSGIFYIYYYIVLRNNRFHQWNRYYILMTTLLSLLIPLLQIPLSFSAQPETPAVLTYTAHIITLREHLLPAPHPVNYTLLFTIGYCLIATLLLLRIGYSCLKIYRLIKAQPVQAIPPYLFVQNQAVTAPFSFFSYIFWGAHTNLESREGRQILRHELVHIHEKHSIDKMIMEVITAICWINPFFHLFKRELAIIHEFIADKKAAAQSDVANYAQTILQMALQSSQLAITNSFFHPPIKRRILMLTQLRQPKFSYLRRLLVLPLAAFIFCSLAFVTGNTGQAADLSGPIAVNDTVPTTKTTPVPTVPTTPVDQTDKEEVFTFVEHPPQFPGGEKALIKYLGDHIKYPKAAVDNKIEATIFVQFLVDKEGNIKRVKTVGAPKGYGLEEESMRVVNAMPKWVPGVQNKRKVAVQFNLPIRYSLQSKAPAGSEPVSFIEQPPQFPGGEAALMQYLSKNIKYPAEAEKRKAEGTVFVQMIVTETGELTAIKVLGKSPDGALADEAVRVVKAMPKWKPGKQDGKLVAVRYNLPIRFTL; from the coding sequence ATGAACCCATTCACTTATTACCTGGCCAAAATGCTGCTCTGCTCCGGCATTTTCTATATCTATTATTATATAGTGCTGCGCAACAACAGGTTTCACCAGTGGAACAGGTATTATATCCTGATGACCACCCTGCTGTCACTGCTGATACCACTGCTGCAAATACCTTTATCCTTTTCTGCCCAGCCGGAAACGCCCGCTGTACTGACTTATACGGCCCATATCATTACCCTGCGGGAGCACCTGCTGCCAGCTCCCCACCCGGTCAACTATACCCTGCTCTTTACCATAGGATATTGCCTGATCGCCACCCTCCTGCTCCTAAGGATCGGATATAGCTGTCTGAAAATATACCGGCTGATCAAAGCACAGCCCGTGCAGGCGATCCCTCCTTACCTGTTTGTGCAAAACCAGGCGGTGACAGCTCCCTTTTCTTTCTTTTCCTATATTTTCTGGGGTGCGCACACCAACCTGGAAAGCAGGGAAGGCAGGCAAATACTACGGCACGAACTGGTGCATATACACGAAAAACACAGCATAGACAAAATGATCATGGAAGTGATCACCGCCATTTGCTGGATCAACCCTTTCTTTCATCTCTTCAAAAGAGAGCTGGCTATCATTCATGAATTTATTGCAGATAAAAAGGCGGCGGCACAAAGCGATGTGGCCAATTACGCACAAACCATCCTGCAAATGGCACTACAAAGCAGCCAGCTGGCTATTACCAACAGTTTCTTCCATCCACCAATAAAACGCAGAATTCTTATGTTAACACAACTCAGACAACCTAAATTCAGCTACCTCCGCAGGCTGCTCGTATTACCGCTGGCCGCATTCATTTTTTGTTCCCTGGCATTTGTAACAGGCAATACCGGACAGGCGGCGGACCTGTCCGGCCCAATAGCTGTAAATGATACGGTACCTACTACTAAAACTACGCCTGTTCCTACCGTACCAACCACTCCGGTAGATCAAACGGACAAGGAAGAAGTATTTACTTTCGTTGAACACCCACCACAATTCCCTGGTGGGGAAAAAGCCCTGATTAAATACCTGGGAGATCATATCAAATACCCCAAGGCGGCGGTTGATAATAAAATAGAAGCTACCATATTTGTGCAGTTTCTGGTAGATAAAGAAGGAAATATAAAAAGGGTCAAAACGGTAGGCGCTCCCAAAGGTTACGGGCTGGAAGAAGAAAGTATGCGGGTAGTGAATGCCATGCCCAAATGGGTACCTGGTGTGCAAAACAAGCGAAAAGTGGCCGTGCAGTTCAATCTGCCCATCCGTTATTCCCTGCAGTCCAAAGCTCCTGCCGGCAGTGAACCCGTCTCTTTTATAGAACAGCCCCCACAATTCCCTGGCGGGGAGGCAGCACTGATGCAATATCTTAGCAAAAACATTAAATATCCTGCTGAGGCGGAGAAAAGAAAGGCAGAAGGGACCGTTTTTGTGCAAATGATCGTTACTGAAACAGGCGAACTAACAGCTATTAAAGTACTGGGCAAATCTCCCGATGGCGCCCTGGCAGATGAGGCAGTAAGAGTTGTGAAGGCCATGCCTAAATGGAAGCCCGGCAAACAGGATGGTAAACTCGTGGCTGTCCGGTACAATCTCCCGATTCGCTTTACGCTTTAG
- a CDS encoding BlaI/MecI/CopY family transcriptional regulator: MKTLTKAEEQIMQALWKTGPAFVKEIIDEMPEPKPHYNTISTLVKILIEKGFVDFKAYGKSHQYFPLITKEAYSHKTLNGIVKGYFEGSFSNMVSFFVKEKDLSVKELESLIEKIKDTQKPKS; the protein is encoded by the coding sequence ATGAAAACACTGACCAAAGCAGAAGAACAGATCATGCAGGCCCTCTGGAAAACAGGCCCTGCCTTTGTGAAAGAGATCATAGATGAAATGCCCGAACCCAAGCCGCACTATAATACCATCTCCACCCTGGTAAAGATCCTCATAGAAAAAGGCTTCGTGGATTTCAAGGCATACGGCAAATCACACCAGTACTTTCCATTGATCACCAAAGAGGCCTATAGTCACAAAACACTTAACGGTATCGTGAAAGGCTATTTTGAAGGCTCCTTTAGTAATATGGTCTCCTTCTTCGTAAAAGAAAAAGACCTGAGTGTAAAGGAACTGGAAAGCCTGATTGAAAAAATTAAAGACACCCAAAAGCCAAAGTCATGA
- a CDS encoding cell division ATP-binding protein FtsE → MTADQPIVQLSNANIYQGSSLILSNVNISVNKGEFVYLIGKTGTGKSSLLKTLYGDLPLHDGTGQVVGFDLKKMDWKKVPYLRRNLGVVFQDFQLLTDRNVHDNLKFVLRATGWEDNKAMEDKINDVLDKVGLVTKGFKMPYELSGGEQQRIDIARAMLNSPRLILADEPTGNLDPETSDGIMQLLFRICREDDTAIVMATHDYIVLQKFPSRVLRTENGQVTDNAAVNFSN, encoded by the coding sequence ATGACGGCAGATCAACCCATAGTACAGTTATCGAATGCAAACATATACCAGGGCAGCTCTTTGATTCTATCCAATGTGAACATCAGTGTGAATAAAGGTGAGTTTGTGTACCTGATTGGTAAAACAGGTACAGGCAAATCGAGTTTATTAAAAACATTGTATGGGGATTTGCCATTGCACGATGGCACGGGGCAGGTAGTTGGATTTGATCTGAAAAAAATGGATTGGAAAAAAGTACCTTACCTTCGCCGTAATCTGGGGGTGGTATTCCAGGATTTTCAGTTGCTGACAGACCGGAATGTGCATGATAACCTGAAGTTTGTGCTGCGGGCTACCGGATGGGAGGATAATAAGGCCATGGAAGATAAGATCAATGATGTGCTGGATAAGGTGGGCCTGGTAACCAAAGGGTTTAAGATGCCTTATGAGTTGTCCGGAGGAGAGCAGCAAAGGATAGATATTGCGAGGGCGATGCTCAATTCTCCGCGGTTGATACTGGCGGATGAGCCAACCGGTAATCTTGATCCGGAAACTTCAGACGGCATTATGCAGCTGTTGTTCCGCATCTGCCGGGAAGATGATACAGCGATTGTGATGGCCACCCATGATTATATTGTATTGCAGAAGTTTCCGTCCAGGGTATTACGTACGGAGAATGGGCAGGTGACGGATAATGCGGCAGTAAATTTTTCTAATTAG
- the rpsO gene encoding 30S ribosomal protein S15 translates to MSYLTVEKKANIFKEFGGSDKNTGSVEAQVALLTERINSISGHLKENKKDFSTHRGLMKMVGQRKRLLSYLSKTNLSGYRALIEKLGLRK, encoded by the coding sequence ATGTCTTACTTAACTGTTGAAAAGAAAGCCAATATTTTTAAAGAATTTGGCGGAAGTGATAAAAATACTGGCTCTGTGGAAGCGCAAGTCGCTTTGCTGACTGAGCGTATCAACAGCATTTCCGGTCACCTGAAGGAAAACAAAAAAGATTTTTCTACCCACCGTGGTCTGATGAAAATGGTTGGTCAGAGAAAGCGCTTACTCTCTTATCTGTCCAAAACTAATCTTTCCGGCTACCGTGCCCTTATCGAGAAGTTAGGTCTCAGGAAGTAA
- a CDS encoding polyribonucleotide nucleotidyltransferase — translation MNLTPISVKFDIGDGRIVTIETGKLARQADGAVTVRLGDCIILATVVANKEPKPGQSFFPLTVDYQEKFASAGRIPGSFFKREGRLSDYEVLISRLIDRALRPLFPDDYLCEVQVLVTLISSDKEVMPDALAALAASAALAVSDVPIQEIISEVRVARIDGKYTINPNRTELAKADMDFIIAATDKNIMMVEGESKECNEEDLITAIETAHNAIRIQVKAQEELRKLKGVTAKREYTKPYTNPELEAKVAAFAKERVYQVAKSASAKHDRSDAFAQIGVDLVEHLGELSDEDKPLVKQYLHDLEKEVIRNMILDESVRLDGRVLDQVRPLAMEVDALPSPHGAALFTRGETQSLTTVTLGTPDDELLIESAATSNYTKFILHYNFPPFSTGETKPMRGPGRREVGHGNLAMRSLKQMMPGNDYAYTVRVVSDILESNGSSSMATVCAGSLALMDAGVPVPKHVSGVAMGLISRASDGKWAVLTDILGDEDHLGDMDFKVTGTRDGICGIQMDIKVDGLSMDVMRSALAQANRGRMHILEAMYACMPAPRNEPKPHAPRMEKLIIDREFIGAVIGPGGKIIQEIQRETGATINIEEVGETGEVSIFSAQKESLDKAIAWVKGIVAIPEVGEVYESTVKSIMPYGAFVEFMPGKQGLLHISEVSWKRLETMEGVLTEGEKVKVKLTGTDPKTGKFKLSRKVLMPKPEGYVERPDDRGERGDRGDRGGDRDRRGGGDRGGDRRGGFDRRDDRRENRDARPPKPQEPMEPTFDQE, via the coding sequence ATGAATCTGACACCTATTTCAGTGAAATTCGATATAGGAGACGGCCGTATAGTGACCATCGAGACCGGCAAGTTAGCCCGCCAGGCAGATGGAGCTGTGACTGTGCGTTTGGGTGACTGCATCATTTTAGCTACTGTTGTTGCAAATAAAGAGCCTAAACCGGGCCAATCCTTTTTCCCCCTGACTGTTGATTACCAGGAAAAATTTGCATCCGCTGGCCGTATCCCCGGGTCCTTCTTTAAGCGGGAAGGTCGTCTTTCCGATTACGAAGTTTTAATCTCCCGTTTGATTGACCGCGCTTTGCGTCCTTTATTTCCAGATGATTATCTCTGCGAAGTACAGGTATTGGTAACCCTGATATCTTCTGATAAAGAAGTAATGCCGGATGCATTAGCTGCATTGGCTGCATCTGCTGCATTGGCTGTTTCTGACGTGCCCATCCAGGAAATCATTTCCGAAGTAAGGGTAGCACGTATTGACGGCAAATATACCATTAACCCGAACCGTACTGAACTGGCTAAAGCCGATATGGACTTTATCATTGCCGCTACCGACAAGAACATCATGATGGTAGAAGGTGAAAGTAAAGAATGTAACGAAGAAGACCTGATCACTGCTATTGAAACAGCGCACAACGCTATCCGCATACAGGTAAAAGCACAGGAAGAATTACGTAAGCTGAAAGGTGTTACCGCTAAGCGCGAATACACAAAACCTTACACTAATCCTGAACTGGAAGCCAAAGTAGCTGCTTTTGCCAAAGAACGTGTTTACCAGGTAGCAAAATCTGCTTCTGCGAAACATGACCGCAGCGATGCATTTGCACAGATCGGTGTGGATCTGGTAGAGCATCTGGGTGAATTGTCTGACGAAGACAAACCGCTGGTAAAACAATACCTGCACGACCTGGAAAAAGAAGTGATCCGCAACATGATCCTGGACGAATCCGTACGCCTGGATGGCCGCGTATTAGACCAGGTGCGCCCATTGGCCATGGAAGTAGATGCACTGCCTTCTCCGCATGGTGCTGCCCTGTTTACCCGTGGCGAAACCCAATCCCTCACCACCGTTACCTTAGGTACACCGGATGATGAGCTGCTGATTGAAAGCGCTGCTACTTCTAACTATACCAAGTTTATACTGCATTATAATTTCCCGCCGTTCTCTACCGGTGAAACCAAACCTATGCGTGGCCCTGGCCGTCGTGAGGTAGGACACGGTAATCTGGCCATGCGTTCCCTGAAGCAAATGATGCCTGGCAACGATTACGCTTATACGGTAAGAGTAGTATCTGATATCCTGGAGTCTAATGGATCTTCTTCCATGGCTACCGTATGTGCCGGTTCCCTGGCATTGATGGATGCAGGTGTACCTGTACCTAAGCACGTTTCCGGTGTGGCCATGGGATTGATTTCCCGTGCTTCCGATGGAAAGTGGGCAGTATTGACCGACATTCTGGGGGATGAAGATCACCTGGGTGATATGGACTTTAAAGTAACCGGTACCCGTGATGGTATCTGTGGTATACAAATGGATATTAAGGTAGATGGTTTGAGCATGGATGTAATGCGCAGCGCATTAGCACAAGCTAACCGTGGCCGTATGCATATCCTGGAAGCCATGTACGCATGTATGCCGGCTCCGCGTAACGAACCTAAACCACATGCACCACGCATGGAAAAACTGATCATCGACCGCGAATTTATTGGTGCAGTGATCGGGCCAGGTGGTAAAATTATACAGGAAATACAGCGCGAAACCGGTGCTACCATTAACATTGAGGAAGTGGGTGAAACTGGTGAAGTAAGTATCTTCTCTGCACAGAAAGAAAGCCTGGATAAGGCCATCGCCTGGGTGAAAGGTATCGTAGCCATTCCTGAAGTAGGAGAGGTGTACGAATCTACCGTTAAGTCTATCATGCCTTACGGTGCCTTTGTAGAGTTTATGCCTGGCAAACAAGGTTTGCTGCATATTTCTGAAGTTTCCTGGAAACGCCTGGAAACTATGGAAGGTGTGCTGACTGAAGGTGAAAAAGTAAAAGTGAAACTGACAGGTACAGATCCTAAAACCGGTAAGTTTAAGCTGAGCCGCAAGGTGCTGATGCCTAAACCGGAAGGTTATGTAGAAAGACCTGATGACCGTGGCGAACGCGGCGACCGTGGTGATCGCGGTGGCGACCGTGACCGTCGTGGTGGTGGTGACCGTGGCGGAGATCGCCGTGGTGGGTTTGACAGACGTGATGACAGACGCGAAAACCGCGATGCCCGTCCGCCTAAACCACAGGAACCAATGGAACCTACTTTTGATCAGGAGTAG
- a CDS encoding NIPSNAP family protein encodes MTVQTFKRYRYLISMLVLFIVSNHVRAGATPPAREYYEIKVYHLKDATQEATIDKYLEQAFIPALHKAGIRKVGVFKPVGNDTAVDRRIYVLIPYRSMDQFVKLPQLLAGSKEHAAAGKEYLEAGYDTPPYTRMESILLQAFTGQPQLTLSSLTGNKRERIYELRSYEGPTEALYRNKVQMFNKGDEVGLFKRLGFNAVFYGEVLSGSRMPNLMYMTTFENKASREEHWKAFSSDPYWKKLSADPGYQHNVSGSTILFLYPADYSDI; translated from the coding sequence ATGACTGTCCAAACGTTTAAGCGATACCGTTACCTGATAAGTATGCTGGTGTTATTTATAGTCAGCAACCATGTACGGGCCGGGGCAACTCCGCCGGCACGCGAATATTATGAAATAAAGGTGTATCACCTGAAAGATGCCACACAGGAAGCCACCATAGATAAATACCTGGAACAGGCATTTATCCCTGCCCTGCATAAGGCCGGTATCCGCAAAGTAGGTGTATTTAAACCTGTAGGAAATGATACGGCTGTCGACCGGCGCATTTATGTACTGATACCGTACCGCTCAATGGACCAGTTTGTAAAACTGCCGCAGTTGCTGGCTGGTAGCAAAGAACATGCTGCTGCCGGAAAGGAATATCTGGAAGCAGGCTATGATACACCCCCCTATACCCGTATGGAGTCTATCCTGCTACAGGCATTTACCGGGCAGCCGCAGTTAACACTTTCCTCATTAACGGGCAACAAACGGGAAAGGATATATGAATTACGCAGTTATGAAGGACCCACAGAAGCTTTGTACCGTAATAAAGTGCAGATGTTTAACAAAGGGGATGAAGTAGGCTTATTCAAGCGTCTTGGATTCAATGCGGTATTTTATGGAGAGGTGCTCAGCGGCAGCCGTATGCCCAACCTGATGTATATGACCACTTTTGAAAATAAAGCCTCCAGGGAAGAGCATTGGAAGGCTTTCAGCAGTGATCCTTACTGGAAAAAATTAAGCGCGGATCCCGGCTATCAGCATAATGTGTCGGGGTCTACCATACTGTTCCTGTATCCGGCAGATTATTCGGATATCTGA
- the prmA gene encoding 50S ribosomal protein L11 methyltransferase has translation MSYIAITIATRPELTDMLVAQLSEAGFEGFEEQTTALVAYIPEQDFNEAALLEILQQHEVSFTRETIAKTNWNAVWESNFQPVQVGDFCGIRADFHPPFTPAPTYEIVITPKMSFGTGHHATTFCMIQLMQALDFKDKQVFDFGTGTGILAILAEKLGAAQVDAIDIDEWAVTNTEENITANQGKLVKVWQADSLEAVKDTYNIVLANINRNILLAFMGDMRRLLLPGGILLLSGIMPADEAAILASAQAQGFDLQTKLDKDNWLAMQFIAG, from the coding sequence ATGTCATACATTGCTATTACGATTGCCACCCGGCCGGAATTAACGGATATGCTGGTAGCACAGCTGTCGGAGGCTGGTTTTGAGGGATTTGAAGAACAAACAACTGCATTGGTCGCTTATATACCCGAGCAGGATTTTAATGAAGCCGCACTGCTGGAAATATTACAGCAGCATGAGGTAAGCTTTACCAGGGAAACGATTGCAAAAACCAACTGGAATGCTGTGTGGGAAAGTAATTTTCAACCGGTGCAGGTAGGGGATTTTTGTGGGATCCGGGCTGATTTTCATCCTCCTTTTACCCCGGCCCCTACGTATGAGATAGTGATTACTCCCAAGATGTCTTTCGGTACCGGACATCACGCCACTACTTTTTGCATGATACAACTGATGCAGGCACTGGATTTTAAAGATAAGCAGGTGTTTGACTTTGGTACAGGCACCGGTATCCTGGCTATCCTGGCCGAAAAGCTGGGAGCCGCCCAGGTAGATGCCATTGATATCGATGAGTGGGCCGTTACCAATACAGAAGAAAACATTACGGCTAATCAGGGAAAACTGGTGAAAGTATGGCAGGCGGATAGCCTGGAGGCGGTAAAAGACACTTATAATATTGTACTGGCTAATATCAACCGCAATATTTTACTGGCATTTATGGGGGATATGCGCCGTTTACTTTTGCCCGGTGGCATCTTACTGCTTAGTGGTATTATGCCGGCAGATGAAGCTGCTATATTAGCATCGGCTCAGGCACAAGGCTTTGATTTACAGACTAAACTAGATAAGGATAATTGGCTGGCGATGCAGTTTATAGCAGGATAA